From Campylobacter concisus:
ATTTTTCTCGTAGGACACAAAATCAGCTGTTTTAATTACATTTTTACTCTTATAAGTTTCAAGGGCTGATTTCAAAAACTCTATATTTAAATTTACCATCGAATAAGCCTCAGCCTTAATCCAATCCAATTTATATTCTTTATAATAGCCAGAACTTCGTATATTTCTCCAAAATTTATCGTAGTTTTCTTTATTAAAATCAATCCAGCCGCCCGACATATCTATGGCTATCCTCTTTGCTATATGAAAATTCATATTACTTGAGGCTCCATCACCCTTTGACGCTATACCGCACCCGCAAAATATCAGCACAATCATAAAAATAATCAGCTTTTTCATCGCTTCTCCTGTAAACATAATTTTGCAAAATTTTACTACCGCAAGCATTAAATTTTACTTGCAAAATACGCGCAAGCTAAATTTCGCATCAAATTTGAGCGCTATCACTCGCCGATCACTAGCATCGCGTCAAGCGCACTTTGGTTTATGTCGCTACAAAAGTGCCCAAGCCCCATTAGATACTTTAAATTTTCTGCTTTTTTCATCTAAAATAGCCCTTTTAAAAGCCCCTTTAAATTTTGCTTTTCGCCGCTTGCGCCTTCATCATCTTTGCCAAGCTTTTTATCTAAAAATCTACCTATCTCTTTTTTGACTTTATTTTCAAGATATTGCGAGCCGACATCGTATTTTAGGTTGTCTGTCGTGCCTGAGATTTTCACGTTTAGGTCGGTCTTTTCAAGCCTGCAAACAAGCGGTGCGTTTAGCATTTTTGTAGCGCTGTTATAAGTGCCGTTTGAGACATTTATATCGCTCTTTGGCGAGCTTAAATTTACGTTAAAAATGACGTTGTCGCCCTTTATATCGCCGTAAATTTTGCCGTCTTTGTAAATTTCTTTTGTGATGTCCTTGCCAGTGAAGGTTTTTATATTGTTTGTGAGATTTGTGCTGGCTAGGTGTCCCTCTTTTAGCAATATGTCAAATTTGCCGAGCTTTTGAGTCGTCTCGTAGTTAAATTTAGCGTCGCCATTGCCGTCATAGAGATGATCAAGCGCTAAGGTTTGCGTTAGCCCTTTTACCTCGAAGCTTTTTAGCACTGCATCAAGCACGCCACCTTTGTAGTTTGCCTCGAACTTGCCCTTAAATAGATCATCTGAAGTGACTCTTACGCTTAGATCATCAACTTTGCCATTTGCCGTTACGAGCGATGCAAATTTGCCGTGAAGCTCACGACCCGCTAAAAATGCAAGCTTATTTAGCTCTGAAACCACCGCTTGAAGCTTTAAGCTTAGTGTGTTTTTGCCCACGTCAAAGCTGCCATCTATGCCCTTTATATCAGCTAGCGAGCTAAGAAAGTCGCCACTAAATTTTGCTACTTCACCTTTGTAGTCTAGGCTCAAATTTGAGCTAAATTTCTCGTTTTCTGGGAATTTTTTATCAAGCATTTTACTAAGCGTTGCGGCGTTAAATTTGCCGTCATTTAGGGCGATCGTTGCGGCTATACTTGGGCTTTTGCTAAAGATATTTTGCCCCTTTGCCTGGACATTTGCCTTAGCGTTTGCCAGTCTTTCGTTACCGCTAAGTGCTAAGATCTCTCCAAGCTGCGCCTCTTTTAGGCTAAGATCAAGATTTTCATTTTTTATGGTGGCGTTTAGCTTGCCAGCAAAGGCATCTCCACCTAAATTTAGCTCATCTATCTTGCTCTCTTTGACCTTCACATCTCCCGCAAGCGCCATCTTTGAGCTCACCTCAAAGCCACTAACCGCTTTAAATTTCTCAGGGTCGTTAATAAGCAGGGCAAATTTGCTAAAAATTTGGCTATTTTTTAGGTCATAAACGCCCTTTATATCCTTTAGCTCGCCAAGGTCGCTAAGCACATTTGCGCCAAAATTTACAAGCTCTCCTTTTGCGACAGCACCGCCTTTTAGCTCAAATTTAGTCGCATTTTTAAGTTTTGCAAGATCTTTATTTATAAGGCCGTTTTTTATATCAAATTTAGCCTCGCCGACAAGCTTTTTTAGCTCGTCAAAGCCGCTAAAATTTGCATTTAAATTTATCTCTCCGTCTGCATAGTTAGGCTGCAGGGCAAGTGCTAGAAGCTCTTTTAGTTTGATATTTGCGGCATTTAGGACTAAATTTTTACTATCAAAATTTGCATTTATCTTGCCACCAAGACCGTTAATGTCCGCTTTTAGGTTTTTAAGGGCATTTTCTTGCATCGTAATTTTGCCGTTTGCATCCACTGCGCCATTTAGCTGCTCGCCCAAGAGCTTGCCAAAAAGGGCGAGATCAGGCACGTTTAGCGAAAAGTCGCTCTTTAAATTTTTGCTACTTAGATCATAGGTCGTCTCATTTGCTTTCAAAGTGGCTTCTGGTGCGATGATAATGGTTTTTGCGCTCACTTTTTCATTTGCAAATTTAGTATTTACTCCGCCTTTAAAACTTATATCTTTTGCTAAATTTAGTCCAAATTCGTTTTTAAGAATTTCTTTGTTTATCGCTGCGTTGCTAGCTAAAATTTGAGCGTTAATGATGGGCTCATTTTTCTCATCAACGCCTTGCATGTTGCTCGTTAGATCAAGCTTGCCACTAGCTAAATTTGGCTTTTGAGTGAGAGCTGAGATCTCAGAAAGCTCGATATTTTTTGCGTCAAGATTTAGAGCTTTTGGCAGGTAGTCTTTTAAATTTGCGTTTAAATTTATGTTTGAGCCAAGCGCCGTACCAGTTGCCACTAGCTTAAAGTCGCTAAATTTGCCAGTCACGTTTGCCTTGAGCGCGACAGGCTCTTTTAGCCCGAGCTCGCTAGCCTTTGCCTTGTCGGTGTTTATGTCTATGTTCAAATTCATACTTTGAGTAAGCAGTGAAAGCTCGCCATTTGCCTTTAAATTTATGGCGTTCATCACAGTTGCTTCTAAATTTAAGGTGCTAACTCCTAGGCTAAAGTCTTTAAATTTGACGTCGATACCGCGAGCAAGTGCCTCTTTTTCTATTTTGCTGGCTATAAATTTATTACCAAAAGAGCTAAAGATAAAGCCAAAAATGCAAAGGATTATCAGCGCCAAAGCCACTACTAAATAGGCTATTTTTTTCATAAATTTCCTTTATATTAGTTTTACATATCATAAAACTTTAGTGTAAGTGACTAAAGTTTTAATAAAATTTAACTATAAATTATTGACTTTTTTAGAAAAAAGTGCTAGGATTTCATCACTCAAAAATAAAGAGTGCTAAAAAAGACAATTAAACCAAAAGGATGAACAATGAACTTTCAACCATTAGGCAAGCGTGTTCTAGTCGAACGCGTAGAGGAGACAAAGACCACAGCTTCGGGCATTATTATACCTGATAACGCAAAAGAAAAACCTTTAAGCGGTGAAGTAAAAGCAGTCGGGACTGAAATAGAGGGCGTAAAAGTTGGTGATAAAGTTGTATTTGCAAAATACGGTGGCACTGAGATAAATTTAGATGATAAAACATATCTTGTTTTAAACATCGACGACATTTTAGGTGTTATTAAATAATTTAAAAGGAAAAACAATGGCAAAAGAAATTTTTTACTCTGATGATGCAAGAAACCGCCTATACGAGGGTGTAAAAAAACTAAATGACGCTGTAAAAGTAACAATGGGGCCAAGAGGCAGAAACGTCCTTATTCAAAAGAGCTTTGGCGCTCCAAACATCACAAAAGACGGCGTTAGTGTAGCTAAAGAGGTTGAGCTAAAAGATACTATCGAAAACATGGGTGCAAGCCTAGTTAGAGAAGTGGCAAGTAAGACAAATGACCAAGCAGGTGACGGCACTACAACAGCAACCGTGCTAGCTCACGCTATATTTAAAGAGGGCCTTAGAAACGTAACTGCTGGCGCAAATCCTATCGAAGTAAAACGCGGCATGGATAAAGAAGTAGCAGCTCTTATAGATGCACTAAAAAATATCTCTAAAAAAGTATCAGGCTCAAAAGAGATCGCTCAGATCGCTACTATCTCTGCTAACTCAGACGAGAGTATCGGCAAACTTATCGCTGATGCGATGGAAAAAGTCGGTAAAGACGGCGTCATAACAGTAGAAGAGGCAAAGTCTATCCAAGACGAGCTAAGCGTTGTTGAGGGTATGCAGTTTGACCGCGGATATCTAAGCCCATACTTCATCACAAACCCTGAAAAGATGCAAGTTGAGCTAAGTAATCCATTCATATTGCTATTTGATAAGAAGATTACAAATTTAAAAGACCTACTCCCAGTGCTTGAGCAAGTACAAAAGAGTGGCAAACCACTTCTAATCATCGCTGAAGATATCGAGGGTGAGGCACTTGCAACGCTTGTTGTAAATAAGCTTCGTGGCGTGCTAAACATCTCAGCTGTAAAAGCTCCTGGCTTTGGTGATAGAAGAAAAGCGATGCTTGAAGATATCGCTATTTTAACAGGTGGCGAAGTCATTAGCGAAGAGCTAGGTAGAACACTAGAAAGCGCTACTATAAACGACCTTGGTCAAGCTTCAAGTGTAGTTATCGATAAAGACAACACAACTATCGTAAATGGCGCAGGCGAGAAGTCAGCAATAGACGCTAGAATAACTCAAATCAAAGCGCAAATCGCCGAGACTACAAGCGACTATGACAAAGAAAAACTTCAAGAGCGCCTTGCAAAACTAAGCGGTGGCGTGGCTGTTATCAAAGTAGGTGCTGCGACTGAGACTGAGATGAAAGAGAAAAAAGACCGCGTAGATGACGCACTAAGCGCTACTCGTGCAGCCGTAGAAGAGGGTATCGTAGTAGGTGGCGGTTCAGCTCTTATCCTTGCTTCAAAGAGCGTAAATTTAAATTTACAAGGTGACGAGGCGATCGGCGCTGAGATCGTTAGAAGAGCGCTTCGTGCTCCACTTCGCCAAATCGCTGAAAACGCTGGATTTGACGCAGGCGTGGTAGCAAATGCAGTTGAAACAAGCAAAGATGCAAATTTTGGCTTTAACGCTGCAACTGGCGAATATGTAAATATGTTTGAAGCTGGTATCATCGATCCAGTGAAAGTTGAGAGAGTTGCGCTTCAAAACGCTGTTAGCGTGGCTAGCTTGCTACTAACGACTGAGGCAACTATCAGCGAAATAAAAGAAGAAAAAGCAATGCCTGCAATGCCTGACATGGGCGGAATGGGTGGCATGGGCGGCATGATGTAAACCCGAATTTACCCGACTTTCCGTCGGGTAAATCTCTAAAATCTCAAATTTCTAAAAAATGGCTAAAATTAATAAAAATTTAACTTCTTTTTATCTATAATCCTAAAATTATTTAATTAAAAGATAAAAAATTTATGATAGAAGAAATTTTTAGAGAATATGATATACGCGGCATTTACGAGCGCGATCTAAACGAAACGAGCGTCAAAGCGATCGGATTAAATTTTGGCCGAGAAATGCTACGACGAGGCGCAAAAAACGTTAGCGTGGGGTATGATGCTAGGCTAAGTGCAAATGAGATTTTTGGCTGGCTAGTTAGCGGGCTAAATTTAGCCGGGATCAAGGTCTATGGTATCGGCTTACTGCCGACGCCGGTCGGGTATTTTAGCGTGTTTTCGGATAAATTTGACGCAAACGTAATGATAACCGGCTCTCATAATCCAAAAGAGTACAACGGCTTTAAAATCACGATTTTTAAGGATAGTTACTTCGGCGAGGATTTGCAAAAGTTAAAAGTCGCCGTGCTAGCAGACATCGCGGCAAAAACGCAAATCCCCGATGATTTGAGAGCCGAGAAATTCGACATCGCGACGCCTTATAAAAATTTTCTTATAGAACAGTTTGCACATCTAAAAGCCTTACCGCTTAAAATCGTCATCGACTGCGCAAACGGTGCGGTCGGCGCGGTTCTGCCCGAAATTTGCGAAGCGTTAAATTTGAACGCTCAAATTTTATATCCTGAGCCCGACGGAAACTTCCCAAATCATCATCCAGATCCTAGCGAGGAGAAAAACTTAATCGATCTAAAGGCCGCGCTAAAGGGCGAATTTGACATAGGATTCGGTTTTGACGGCGACGGCGACCGCATTGCGGTTCTGACCAAAAAACGCAACATAAAAGGCGACGAACTAGCATATCTATATAGCCTCGCGATGAAAAATCCGCGAGTTCTCGGCGAGGTAAAATGCTCGCAAAATATGTACGACGAGATCGACGCGCACGGCGGCAAAAGCTTTATGGGTAGGACCGGCCACAGTAACATCAAAAAGGCGATGAAGGAGCTAAATATCGACATGGCGGCCGAGGTGAGCGGGCATATTTTCTTTAAGGAGCGGTATTTTGGCTTTGACGATGCGACGTATGCGATGTTTCGCGCGCTAGAGCTGGTTGCAAAGGGCTTTAACCTAGACGGCGAGTTGGATAAACTGCCAAAAGTTTTTAGTACCGACGAGATAAAGATAAAAACGACCGATGCGCAAAAATTTAAGCTGGTTGCAAAGCTAAAAGAGGTTTTGGTTGAAATTTATGAGAAGGGCGACGCGCAAAATTTGCTAGCAGGCCTAGGTAAGATAGCCGAAATCATCGACATAGACGGCGTTAGAGTGAGATTTGAGGACGGCAGCTGGGCGCTAGTGCGAGCCTCGAATACTACGCCCGTCATCGTTACGAGATTTGAGACCAAGGATCAAATTTTGCTTGTAAAATTACAAGAAACATTTTTAAATTTGGTTGAAAATTTAAAGCAAAAGGCGTAAAAATGACAAACGTTATACTTTGCGGAGGTTTGGGTACGAGACTTTGGCCGCTATCTCGCACTCTGATGCCAAAGCAATTTATTAGGCTTTTTAACGGCAAATCTCTCTTTGACCTTACGCTTAGACGCAACATGCACGCGCAAAAAACGATCATCGTTTGCAACGAGGCGCACTATTTTTTGGCGCTTGATGAATGCGGAAGTAAAAAAATAGATAAATTTATCCTCGAGCCTTTTGGTAAAAACACTGCCGCGGCGATTACTTTTGCGGCGCTTTGCTGCGATGAGAACGAAATTTTACTAGTTACTCCAAGTGACCATCTAATCGAGAACGAAGCGGAGTACAAAAAAGCGCTTTTGATCGCGCAAAGTTACGCAAGTCAGGGCTTTTTAGCGACGTTTGGCATAAAACCTAACGAACCAAATACGGGCTACGGCTACATCAAGGCCGATAAAAACGGCGATGTGGAGCGGTTTATCGAAAAGCCAAACCTTGAAACCGCGACTAAATTTATAAAAGAGGGCGGATATTATTTTAACAGCGGTATGTTTTGCTTTAAGGCGGGCGTGTTTTTAAGCGAGATGAAAAAATATGCGCCAAGTATCGTAAAAGACGTTGCGGCAGCGCGATAGGGGGTTCGGCAAACGAACCGAATTTGCTAAAAATAAGTCCGAATTTCATGGATAAGATCGAAGATATCAGCATCGATTATGCGCTAATGCAAAAAAGCCTAAATATCAAAATGGTGCCACTTGATGCGGGCTGGAGCGATATGGGTAGCTTTAATGAGCTGAGTAAAAAGATAAAAAATATCGGCGAATCGTTACAAATCGACTCAAGCGAAAATTTTATCCTGACCAAAAAACCGACTGCGCTCGTGGACGTACAAAATTTGCTCGTAGTCGATACCAAAGACGAGCTTTTGATCGCCAAAAAAGGCGGTTCGCAAAAGGTAAAAGAGGTTTATAAGCACTTTTCAAATTCATTTCCTGAAATTTGCGAAGCGCACACGAGCGTATGCCGTCCGTGGGGTAGCTACGAGGTGCTAGGCGAGGGTAGCGGCTATAAGATGAAAAAGATAGTGGTTAAACCCGGCAAAAGACTGAGCTTGCAAAAGCATCTTTATAGAAGCGAACACTGGACGGTTGTATCTGGTGTGGCAACCGTAACCGTAAGAGGCGAAATTAGACTAGTTGAGTCAAACGAATCGACATATATAAAAACAGGAGAAGTTCATCGTTTGGCAAACAATGGTAATATGCCGGTTATTTTAATAGAGGTGCAAGTGGGGGAGTATATAGGAGAAGATGATATTATTAGGATAGAAGACGATTTTGATAGAAATTGATAAATAAAAATTTTATATAAAAGGATTATATAGTGGGTAAAGTGGCGTTAATTACCGGTATTACAGGGCAGGTTGGTTCGCAGATGGCTGATTTTTTGCTAGAAAATACTAGCTATGAGATAGTTGGAATGATGCGTTGGCAAGAACCTATGGATAATTTATATCATCTAAATGACAGGATAAATAAAAAGGATAGGATTAGTATATACTATGCTGATTTGAATGATTATGCATCAATTAATAGGATGATTAATGCAGTGAGACCAAATGTAATATTTCATTTGGCTGCACAATCATTTCCAAAAACATCTTTTAATATTCCAATAGAAACACTACAGACGAATATCATAGGAACTGCTAGCCTGCTGGAAGTTATTAGACAATTTAAAGAGACAGATGGTTATGACCCAGTGGTTCACATCTGTTCTTCGAGTGAGGTTTATGGTAGAGCAAAGCCTGGTGAAAAACTAAATGAAGATACTAAATTTCATGGAGCAAGCCCATACAGTATTAGTAAAATTGGAACCGATTATTTGGGTAGATTTTATGGCGAAGCTTATAATATAAAAACTTATATAACTAGAATGGGGACGCACACCGGGCCTAGAAGAAGCGACGTATTTTTCGAAAGTACGGTTGCAAAACAGATAGCGCTAATAGAAGCTGGACTACAAGAGCCAGTCGTCAAGGTTGGAAATTTGTCAAGTGTTAGAACTTTTCAGGATGCAAGAGATGCTGTTAGGGCTTATTATCTTTTATCATTAGAGAGTGAAAAAGGGAATATTCCTTGTGGTGAGGTATTTAATATTGCTGGTGAAGAAGCCTATAAATTGCCAGAAGTTGTAGATTTATTAATTGGTTATAGTACCATGAAGGATAAGATAAGGGTTGAAACGGATACAGACAGATTAAGGCCGATAGATGCCGATTATCAAATGTTTGATAATACCAAAATTAGACAATTTATAGATTGGAAACCTGAAATACCGACCAAAAAAATGTTCTTAGACTTGCTGAATCATTGGAGGGATGAGATTTCAAAAGGCAAGATTCCTTTAAATAGATAAATATAGCAAAGGATATTGTATGATAATTAGATCAAAGGCACCACTAAGACTAGGGCTTGCTGGCGGTGGTACGGATATAGAATTTTATTACTCTACTTATGGAGGGGCTGTTTTAAATGCTACTCTAAATTTGTACGCTTATTGCAATATAGAAGTTACTAATGACGACAAGATAATTTTTAATTCATTAGATCAAAATGAATTCGTAGAAGTTGTAAAGACCAATCTTATCAGTTGTGATGGAAGGTTGGATTTATATAAAAGCATATATAATAAGATAATAGAGCGCTATAATAATGGCAATGCGTTATCATTTAAGCTCACCACATATTCTGATGCTCCATCCGGTAGCGGTCTAGGAGGCTCATCAACCATGGTGGTAGCAATAATAAAAGCATTCTGCGAATGGTTAAACTTGTCATTAGGAGAATATGAAATAGCCTATCTTGCTTATGAAATAGAAAGAATTGATGTTGGTATAATTGGTGGTAAACAAGACCAATACGCTGCAACTTTTGGCGGATTTAATTTTATGGAATTCTACGATAATAATAGGGTGATAGTAAATCCATTAAGAGTTAAAAATTGGATTATTAATGAATTTGAATCATCAATAGTTTTGTATTTTACCGGGATAAGAAGGTCTGCATCCGTTATAGAAGAAGAAAAGAAAAATACCGCAACAAAAAATCCTAAACCATTGGAGGCCATGCACCAAGTAAAAGATGATGCCCGTCTAATGAAAGAGTTTTTATTAAAGGGTGATATCAACGGCTTTGCTAAGATATTGGGCAAATCTTGGGAGTCTAAAAAAAATATGGCAAAATCTGTTACGAATAGTGAAATAGATAAAGTTTTAAATATTGCGCTTGAAAATGGTGCATATTCTGGCAAGGTTAGCGGTGCTGGCGGCGGTGGCTTTATGTTTTTTATGGTCGATCCCATAAAAAAATATCAGCTTGTTAAGGCATTGAATAATAGCGGTGGAAAAGTTATAAATTTCAATTTCACAAAGGAAGGAACTACTGCATGGAAAGTATGATTAATGATTTTATAATAAATCAGTTTGGGAAGTCCTTGGAGCTAAAACAAGCAATTTACAATTCTAAGAATATCGGTATGGTTGTAAGAGATGTATCATTGGCGATAGTTAAAGCATATAAAAATGGAAATAAAACCATAATAGCTGGCAATGGCGGTAGTGCGGCAGATGCCCAGCATATTGCCGGGGAATTCGTTAGTAGATTCTATTTTGATAGACCAGGACTGGCATCTATTGCCTTAACTACGGATACATCGGTTTTAACGGCTATTGGAAATGACTATGGGTATGAAAAAATTTTTGTAAGGCAACTTCAAGCAAATGGGAAAGCCGGTGACGTATTTTTAGGTATTTCTACTAGCGGAAATTCTAAAAATGTAATAGAGGCTTTAAAGTATGCGAGAGAAAATAATATTTTAACGGTTGGGTTTACCGGTGAAAATGGTGGTCTTATGAAAAATGTCTGCGATTATTGTATATGCATGCCATCTAACGAAACGCCGAGAATACAGGAGGGGCATATTCTGATAGCTCACACTATATGTGCAGTTGTAGAAGAATTTATATTCGGTAAAGGTTTTTAGTTTTGGAAGCGATAATTTTAGCTGGAGGTCTTGGTACTAGACTTCGGGCAGTAGTTTCTAATGTCCCGAAGCCAATGGCTCCAATAATGGGTATACCATTCTTGGAATACATTTTTAGATACCTTAAAAAAAATAATATTAATAAAGTGGTATTGTCTGTTTGCTATAAAAGAGACACTATTATTAAATATTTTAGTGATACGTTTTTTGATATAAGTATAAAATATTCAGTAGAAGAAGAACCATTGGGCACCGGTGGCGCAATAAAGCAGTCGTTAAAATTTTGCAATAACGAGAATGTCTTGTTGCTTAATGGCGACACGTTTTTTAACGTAAATTTGGATGCGCTATTCAAAAGTCATCTAAATAATTTAGCGGACTTAACTCTATGTTTAAAGCCAATGTGTAACTTTGATAGGTACGGTATTGTAAAGTTGGATTCCGCAAATAGGGTTATTGGATTTAATGAGAAAAAGTATTGCGAGAACGGTTTAATAAATGGTGGTTTATATATTATAAGGAAAAATTTTTTAGATAATGAAGATGTACAAAAATTTTCTTTTGAAGATTTTATGAATAAAAACTATAAAGAAAAGAAAATTTATGGAGTAATAGATAATGGATATTTCATTGACGTAGGTATTCCGGAGGACTATTATAAGGCGCAAAAGGAGCTAAAATATGTTACATAAAGCTCTATTTTTGGATAGAGACGGAGTTATAAACATAGAAAAAAATTATCTTTATAAAATTTCTGAATTCGAATTTATAGATGGTATATTTGATGTTTGTAGATATTTTCAAAGGCTTGATTATTTTATAGTAGTTATCACAAATCAGGCCGGTATAGCAAGAGGATTATATACGGAAGACAATTTCATTAAATTAAACAATTGGATGATTGGTGAATTTAAGTCAAATAATATTAATATTACAAAAGTGTACTACTGTCCGCATCATCCAGAATTCGGTGTAGAGTGCGAGTGTAGAAAGCCAAGGCCTGGTATGATATTAAGAGCAAAGGCAGAAATTGGTATAGATTTGCAAAATTCTATACTAGTCGGTGATAAAATTTCAGATGTTGAAGCTGGTATAAATGCTGGTATAGGGAGAAACTATTTGATTACAACTGATTCCAGCATAAAAGAAAGTATATATTTTAATAAAATTAGCAATATAAAGGAGCTTGTGAAATATGCAAAAAGATTCTAGAATTTTGATTACTGGCGGCAATGGCTTGGTTGGATATGCCTTAAAAAAATTATTGCAAGAACAAGGATATTCGCAGATATTTACACCAACGAGCAGAGAGTATAATCTAGCAAATATGGAACAAACGTTAAAAATGTTTGCAGAATTGAAACCAGATTATGTTTTCCATAATGCGGCTAGAGTATATGGTATAATGGGAAATATGGAAAATAAGGGATTATCTTATCTTGATAATGTTATGATAAATACTAATGTTGTCGAGGCTAGTAGGATTTTTAATGTTAAAAAAATAGTAGCGATGGGCTCTGGATGTGTTTACCCATACCCGTCTCCTGGGTTACCGCTAAAAGAAGATATGATGTGGATGGGGTATCCGCATGATTCTGAGGACTCTTATGCTATTTCAAAAAGAGCTATGTACGCACAGTTGTGTGCCTATAAAAAGAGTTATAATACCAATTTTGCTTTTGTTATTAGTTGTAATTTGTATGGTCCTCATGATAAATTTGATGAAAATTTCGGACATGTTACGCCGGCTTTGATTAGTAAATTTTATAGAGCTTATAAAAATGGTGATGATATTGTTGTTTGGGGCGACGGATCGGCTCAAAGGGATTTTTTATTTTCCTATGATGCTGCACAAGCACTTATAAATATAATGTTTAATATAGACGGTGCTGTGAATATTGGTAGTAGTAGCGTTATAAAAATAAAGGATATAGTGGATAATTTAGCAGATATAACCGGACTTCATTGTAAGGTCAAATGGGACAGTACGAAGCCTAATGGACAAGATTATCGTGCATATGATTTAACTAAACTAAAATCAACTGGTTTTGAGCCAAAATATGATCTTTATAAAGGTCTAAAAATTACCTGGGATTGGTTTTGTGAAAATATTCAAAATATAAGAAGATGACGTATGCTAAATAGATTTTTATTAAGAAATAAAACTAATAGTATAGCCGTTGTTTGTGATTTTTCTGAAGATAATCCAGTTAAACTATATGCCACAAGGGTATCTAGAGCCATTGGGGCAAGATTAGCGTTTGCCGATACCGGAGCCATAAATAACATATACAATCCAGTACTAAGAGACAAGTCTAAATTTAATAATAATATTGAAAATGTTATAGAGATTGTAAAAAGGTCTGATGTTACACATTTGCATTTGGAACTTGGTATGTATGGTGATACATTGGAAGATATGAGAAGAAATATTTTTAATATATTGGAAAATTCAAGCAAATTGGTTTTATTTGTTCATTCTTTTCATATTCAAGATGATACCTTTACTAATTTATACCTAGACATAATTAGTTTTGTAAATAGTATTAATAATAAAAGTAAAATCTGG
This genomic window contains:
- a CDS encoding dehydrogenase — its product is MIIRSKAPLRLGLAGGGTDIEFYYSTYGGAVLNATLNLYAYCNIEVTNDDKIIFNSLDQNEFVEVVKTNLISCDGRLDLYKSIYNKIIERYNNGNALSFKLTTYSDAPSGSGLGGSSTMVVAIIKAFCEWLNLSLGEYEIAYLAYEIERIDVGIIGGKQDQYAATFGGFNFMEFYDNNRVIVNPLRVKNWIINEFESSIVLYFTGIRRSASVIEEEKKNTATKNPKPLEAMHQVKDDARLMKEFLLKGDINGFAKILGKSWESKKNMAKSVTNSEIDKVLNIALENGAYSGKVSGAGGGGFMFFMVDPIKKYQLVKALNNSGGKVINFNFTKEGTTAWKV
- a CDS encoding D-sedoheptulose 7-phosphate isomerase — translated: MESMINDFIINQFGKSLELKQAIYNSKNIGMVVRDVSLAIVKAYKNGNKTIIAGNGGSAADAQHIAGEFVSRFYFDRPGLASIALTTDTSVLTAIGNDYGYEKIFVRQLQANGKAGDVFLGISTSGNSKNVIEALKYARENNILTVGFTGENGGLMKNVCDYCICMPSNETPRIQEGHILIAHTICAVVEEFIFGKGF
- a CDS encoding nucleotidyltransferase family protein translates to MEAIILAGGLGTRLRAVVSNVPKPMAPIMGIPFLEYIFRYLKKNNINKVVLSVCYKRDTIIKYFSDTFFDISIKYSVEEEPLGTGGAIKQSLKFCNNENVLLLNGDTFFNVNLDALFKSHLNNLADLTLCLKPMCNFDRYGIVKLDSANRVIGFNEKKYCENGLINGGLYIIRKNFLDNEDVQKFSFEDFMNKNYKEKKIYGVIDNGYFIDVGIPEDYYKAQKELKYVT
- a CDS encoding D-glycero-alpha-D-manno-heptose-1,7-bisphosphate 7-phosphatase, which translates into the protein MLHKALFLDRDGVINIEKNYLYKISEFEFIDGIFDVCRYFQRLDYFIVVITNQAGIARGLYTEDNFIKLNNWMIGEFKSNNINITKVYYCPHHPEFGVECECRKPRPGMILRAKAEIGIDLQNSILVGDKISDVEAGINAGIGRNYLITTDSSIKESIYFNKISNIKELVKYAKRF
- a CDS encoding GDP-L-fucose synthase family protein, whose product is MQKDSRILITGGNGLVGYALKKLLQEQGYSQIFTPTSREYNLANMEQTLKMFAELKPDYVFHNAARVYGIMGNMENKGLSYLDNVMINTNVVEASRIFNVKKIVAMGSGCVYPYPSPGLPLKEDMMWMGYPHDSEDSYAISKRAMYAQLCAYKKSYNTNFAFVISCNLYGPHDKFDENFGHVTPALISKFYRAYKNGDDIVVWGDGSAQRDFLFSYDAAQALINIMFNIDGAVNIGSSSVIKIKDIVDNLADITGLHCKVKWDSTKPNGQDYRAYDLTKLKSTGFEPKYDLYKGLKITWDWFCENIQNIRR